The Musa acuminata AAA Group cultivar baxijiao chromosome BXJ1-3, Cavendish_Baxijiao_AAA, whole genome shotgun sequence genome window below encodes:
- the LOC103979627 gene encoding aldehyde oxidase GLOX-like, which produces MSVISDRGLSTVMSGVGRLGLVLLLVPWCVVWSARAGGSGRRGSWELLLDSTGAVAMHMALTYCNTVVMFDQVSAGPSGLRMPGCGPDDDGKRSCWVHSVEYDIAANAVRPLALKTDPWCSSGAFLSDGVFAQTGGYGDGVRRVRYFDPSDPLPRWSESSELLVDKRWYSSDHVLPEKDRVIIVGGLNVFTYEFIPKTAPKEGAFELPFLRQTRDKKESGDNLYPFIHLSSDGNLFIFANHDSILFDYNRNQVVKTFPTMPGGGPRNYPSTGSCVMLPLDFSDGFLKVEVMICGGAATGAYRAWRRGKFYRALSSCGRMVITDDEPNWAMEDMPGPRLMNDMLLLPTGDVLLINGATHGCAGWRRAKNPSYAPYLYKPNNEAGERFSLLNPSSIARMYHSTAIVLPDGRILVGGSNPYKNYTFGVPYPTELRLEAFTPYYMDTFFDSRRPSNLSVQCGEGRDRIGYGEEFIVRFELGRKPGKLEFVVYAPPFATHSQSMNQRMLKLGCSGLVRETNGAVHAVLKAPPSSTVAPAGFYLLSVVNGGIPSKFEWLRFAHE; this is translated from the coding sequence ATGTCGGTCATCAGTGATCGGGGTCTCTCCACTGTGATGAGCGGAGTAGGAAGACTTGGGTTGGTGCTGTTGCTCGTCCCATGGTGTGTGGTTTGGTCGGCTCGTGCAGGAGGATCGGGGAGAAGAGGAAGCTGGGAGCTGCTCCTCGACAGCACCGGCGCTGTCGCCATGCACATGGCGCTGACGTACTGCAACACCGTCGTCATGTTCGACCAGGTCAGCGCCGGGCCGTCCGGCCTCCGCATGCCCGGCTGCGGCCCTGACGACGACGGCAAGCGTTCCTGCTGGGTGCACTCCGTCGAGTACGACATCGCCGCCAACGCCGTCCGCCCACTCGCCCTCAAGACCGACCCCTGGTGCTCCTCCGGCGCCTTCCTCAGCGACGGCGTCTTCGCCCAGACCGGCGGGTACGGCGACGGCGTCCGTAGAGTTCGGTACTTCGACCCGTCGGATCCCCTGCCCCGGTGGAGCGAGTCGAGCGAGCTGCTTgttgacaagcggtggtactccTCCGACCATGTCCTCCCGGAGAAGGACCGCGTGATCATCGTGGGCGGCCTCAACGTCTTCACGTACGAATTCATCCCGAAAACCGCGCCGAAGGAAGGCGCGTTCGAGCTGCCGTTCCTGCGCCAGACTCGCGACAAGAAGGAGAGCGGCGACAACCTCTACCCCTTCATCCACCTCTCCTCCGACGGAAACCTCTTCATCTTCGCCAACCACGACTCCATCCTCTTCGACTATAACCGGAATCAGGTGGTCAAGACCTTCCCGACGATGCCCGGAGGAGGCCCACGGAACTACCCCAGCACAGGCTCCTGCGTGATGCTCCCGCTGGACTTCAGCGACGGGTTCCTGAAGGTGGAGGTCATGATATGTGGAGGAGCCGCCACCGGAGCCTACCGCGCGTGGAGGCGTGGCAAGTTCTACCGAGCTCTGAGCTCATGCGGGCGGATGGTGATCACCGACGACGAACCCAACTGGGCGATGGAGGACATGCCCGGGCCGCGGCTCATGAACGACATGCTCCTCCTCCCCACCGGCGACGTGCTTCTCATCAACGGCGCCACCCATGGCTGCGCCGGATGGCGGAGAGCCAAGAATCCATCGTACGCCCCTTACCTCTACAAACCAAACAACGAAGCAGGGGAGCGGTTCTCCTTGCTGAACCCTTCAAGCATAGCCAGAATGTACCATTCCACGGCGATCGTTCTTCCTGACGGTAGGATCCTGGTGGGAGGCAGCAACCCCTACAAGAACTACACCTTCGGCGTCCCATACCCGACCGAGCTAAGGTTGGAGGCGTTCACTCCCTACTACATGGACACGTTCTTCGACAGCAGAAGGCCGTCGAACCTGTCGGTCCAGTGCGGTGAAGGCCGTGACCGGATCGGCTACGGCGAGGAGTTCATCGTCCGGTTCGAGCTGGGCCGGAAGCCGGGCAAGTTGGAGTTCGTCGTCTACGCGCCGCCGTTCGCGACGCACTCGCAGTCCATGAACCAGCGGATGCTGAAGCTTGGGTGCAGTGGTCTGGTGAGGGAGACGAACGGGGCGGTGCATGCGGTGCTCAAGGCTCCGCCTTCTTCCACTGTGGCACCTGCCGGGTTCTACCTGCTCTCCGTCGTCAATGGAGGGATCCCCAGCAAGTTCGAGTGGCTAAGGTTCGCTCATGAATGA
- the LOC103979372 gene encoding anaphase-promoting complex subunit 2 isoform X2 — protein sequence MLWDPEALDSLDDAAIGDVLQSWASFCDCTDALLCGRGDLSAGADLVPLVATLCGYGLCSLVQDHFLHSLEELFKSNAVLKFWKHFDAFSDASKLGTTDFQENWTEEVLSKSLEEICLEKHYQEKCLLMLVHALQSYDESITDEKMKIQDYRSSLTSKYQLMVSSNLLTTVPMHFPGILRSYFKEKLEELSNMMAVGPEEDGCEFQFSNNGLGQPSQRPIGVGEMDIDTCYHGSTFAKNNTLVNNIGKVVCDLRNLGFTSMTEDAYASSILLLLKHKVHDLAGDDYRTPVLGSIKDWIQAVPLQFLHALLVYLGDSPAQDDESSGLKSPLASSPSYPGIEMPSEGLVRWQLRLEYFAYETLQDLRIGKLFEIIVDYPESSPAIEDLKQCLEYTGQHSKLVDSFISSLRYRLLTAGASTNDILHQYVSTIKALRTIDPTGVFLEAVGEPIRDYLRGRKDTIKCIVTMLTDGSGGNSTGAGNSGDSLLEELNRDAENQESADYDDDTNLDDKQAWINAERWEPDPVEADPSKGSRNRRKIDILGMIVGIIGSKDQLVNEYRVMLAEKLLNKSDYDIDSEIRTLELLKIHFGEGSMQKCEIMLNDLIDSKRTNANIKASILQPPAPGSEQEETCLSLDHLDSTIISSNFWPTIQAESLNIPTAVEQLLSDYARRFHEIKTPRKLLWKKNLGTVKLELQFEDRSMQFTVSPMHAVIIMQFQEQTSWTSKNLAASIGVPIDTLNKRINFWISKHGLIHGSMSGVFDRLSWLSRPVTPSGRGAGVGMLIGVSQSGCWLAALDQDAGWRLLVGTLVGGSWSERWLAALGRNAGWRLSVGMLVGGSWSER from the exons ATGCTGTGGGATCCGGAAGCCCTGGACTCACTGGATGACGCGGCCATCGGCGACGTGCTACAGAGCTGGGCGAGCTTCTGCGACTGCACCGACGCCCTCCTCTGCGGCCGAGGCGACCTCTCCGCCGGCGCCGATTTAGTCCCTCTCGTCGCGACCCTTTGCGGCTATGGTCTATGCTCTCTCGTCCAAGACCACTTCCTTCATTCCCTCGAG GAATTATTCAAGTCAAATGCTGTTTTGAAGTTCTGGAAGCATTTTGATGCCTTTTCTGATGCTTCAAAACTAGGAACGACTGATTTCCAA GAAAATTGGACTGAGGAAGTACTAAGTAAATCACTGGAAGAGATATGCTTGGAAAAGCATTATCAAGAGAAATGCCTTTTGATGCTGGTCCATGCTTTGCAGTCATATGACGAGAGCATAACTGATGAAAAGATGAAAATACAAGATTATAGATCCAGTCTTACTTCCAAATACCAGTTAATGGTGTCTTCCAATCTTTTAACAACAGTACCTATGCATTTTCCCG GGATACTCCGCTCATATTTTAAGGAAAAGTTGGAAGAACTAAGTAATATGATGGCTGTGGGTCCTGAAGAAGATGGTTGTGAGTTTCAGTTTAGCAACAATGGTTTGGGCCAGCCAAGTCAAAGACCCATTGGGGTGGGTGAAATGGATATCGATACGTGCTACCATGGTTCTACTTTTGCAAAGAACAACACCTTGGTTAACAACATTGGTAAAGTTGTTTGTGATCTTAGAAATCTTGGTTTTACATCAATGACCGAAGATGCCTATGCTTCTTCAATCCTTTTGCTTCTAAAG CATAAAGTTCATGATCTAGCTGGTGATGATTATAGGACTCCGGTTCTGGGATCTATTAAAGATTGGATTCAG GCAGTTCCTCTCCAGTTCTTACATGCACTTTTAGTATATCTAGGCGACTCACCTGCACAAGATGATGAGTCATCTGGCCTTAAATCACCGTTGGCTTCATCCCCTTCTTACCCAGGAATAGAGATGCCTTCAGAAGGGCTTGTGAGATGGCAGTTGCGTCTTGAATATTTCGCTTATGAAACATTGCAGGACTTGAGGATTGGCAAACTTTTTGAGATTATCGTGGATTATCCTGAAAG TTCTCCTGCCATTGAAGATCTGAAACAATGTTTGGAGTATACTGGGCAGCATTCCAAGCTTGTTGATTCATTCATTTCTTCTTTGAGGTATCGCTTGCTTACTGCTGGTGCATCAACCAATGACATATTGCACCAATATGTGTCCACTATCAAGGCACTAAGAACAATAGACCCCACAGGGGTATTTCTAGAAGCAGTTGGTGAACCAATTAGGGATTATTTGAGGGGAAGAAAGGATACCATAAAATGCATTGTAACCATGCTTACCGATGGGAGTGGGGGAAATTCCACTGGTGCTGGAAATTCTGGTGATAGCCTACTTGAAGAGTTGAATAGAGATGCAGAAAACCAAGAGAGTGCTGATTATGATGATGATACAAATCTTGATGATAAACAAGCATGGATAAATGCCGAAAG ATGGGAACCTGATCCAGTAGAGGCAGATCCATCAAAAGGTAGCCGGAACAGAAGGAAGATTGACATACTTGGAATGATAGTTGGCATCATTGGCTCAAAGGATCAGTTAGTTAATGAATATCGTGTTATGCTAGCAGAAAAGCTTTTAAACAAATCTGATTATGATATTGACTCAGAGATACGTACTTTAGAACTCCTTAAG ATACACTTTGGGGAGGGAAGTATGCAAAAATGTgaaattatgcttaatgatcTAATCGATTCAAAGAGGACAAATGCTAACATCAAAGCATCTATATTGCAGCCACCTGCCCCTG GTTCTGAGCAAGAAGAGACATGTTTATCCCTTGATCATCTTGATTCCACAATAATCTCTTCCAATTTTTGGCCAACCATCCAG GCAGAGTCTCTTAACATCCCCACTGCTGTTGAACAACTGCTATCTGATTATGCGAGGAGGTTTCACGAAATCAAAACTCCTCGCAAGCTATTATGGAAGAAAAATCTTGGGACAGTGAAG CTGGAACTGCAATTTGAGGATAGGAGCATGCAGTTTACTGTAAGCCCAATGCATGCAGTAATTATTATGCAATTTCAGGAGCAAACTAG TTGGACTTCTAAGAACCTTGCAGCATCCATTGGAGTTCCTATTGATACACTGAACAAAAGAATAAACTTCTGGATAAGCAAG cacggcctgatccacgggtcgatgtcgggagtcttcgatcGGTTGAGCTGGTTGTCGAGGCCGGTCACGCCCTCAGGACGGGGTGCTGGCGTTGGAATGTTGATTGGCGTCTCTCAGTCGGGATGCTGGTTGGCGGCTCTCGATCAGGATGCTGGTTGGCGGCTCTTGGTCGGAACGCTGGTTGGCGGCTCTTGGTCGGAACGCTGGTTGGCGGCTCTTGGTCGGAACGCTGGTTGGCGGCTCTCCGTCGGGATGCTGGTTGGTGGCTCTTGGTCGGAACGCTGA
- the LOC135584401 gene encoding trihelix transcription factor GT-1-like isoform X1, translating to MSLLTLDQFLARSPFLGSSAVGGNIGEDGAVVAVTEQATKSMYLAEKPRSVDFYDTSGLPPQQQQQQQHPQQQMHLAESSGDDHEVKAPKKRAETWAQEETRSLISFRREIDGLFNTSKSNKHLWEQISAKMREKGFDRSPTMCTDKWRNLLKEFKKAKHQSKGSGLGKMSYYKELDELLKERNKKPGFKSPVAPKIDTFLHFSDKGLEDANTPFGSVEASGRSPLNLDRPMEHDRHPLAITAVDAVAANSVPPWNWRDASVNDNNASYGGRVILVKWEDYSRRIGIDGTAEAIKEAIKSAFGLRTKRAFWLEDEDNVVRSLDRDMPLGSYTLHLDEGITIKACTYDDTDRMPVRTEEKTLYTEDDLRDFLSRRGWVGLRELSGFKNVDTLDDLRSGAMYQGVRSLID from the exons ATGTCTCTCCTTACTCTAGACCAGTTCCTGGCCCGATCCCCTTTCCTTGGTTCTTCCGCAGTTGGAGGAAACATCGGCGAAGACGGGGCCGTGGTGGCGGTGACGGAGCAGGCGACGAAGAGCATGTACTTGGCCGAGAAGCCCCGGAGCGTCGATTTCTACGACACTAGCGGATTGCCGccgcaacaacagcagcagcagcagcatccgcAGCAGCAGATGCATTTGGCGGAGAGCAGTGGCGACGACCATGAGGTCAAGGCTCCCAAGAAGCGCGCGGAGACGTGGGCCCAGGAGGAGACGAGGAGCCTCATATCGTTCCGGCGGGAGATCGATGGGCTCTTTAACACCTCCAAGTCGAACAAGCACCTGTGGGAGCAGATCTCTGCGAAGATGCGGGAGAAAGGGTTCGACCGGTCCCCGACCATGTGCACGGATAAGTGGAGGAACTTGCTGAAGGAGTTCAAGAAGGCGAAGCACCAGTCGAAGGGAAGCGGGTTGGGTAAGATGTCGTACTATAAGGAGCTCGACGAATTGCTTAAAGAGAGGAACAAGAAACCCGGCTTCAAGAGTCCTGTAGCGCCAAAGATCGACACCTTCCTGCACTTTTCTGATAAAG GCCTTGAAGATGCAAATACTCCATTTGGGTCTGTTGAAG CAAGTGGTAGGTCACCTCTCAACCTCGACAGACCTATGGAGCATGATAGACATCCACTTGCTATAACAGCCGTTGATGCAGTTGCAGCTAATAGTGTACCTCCTTGGAATTGGAGAGATGCTTCTGTGAATG ATAATAATGCCTCATATGGTGGAAGGGTTATTCTAGTTAAATGGGAGGATTACTCTAGAAGGATTGGTATTGATGGCACCGCAGAGGCAATCAAGGAGGCTATCAAGTCAGCATTTGGTTTAAGAACCAAAAGGGCATTTTGGCTTGAGGACGAAGATAATGTGGTTCGCAGCCTTGATCGGGACATGCCTTTGGGTTCCTATACTCTTCATCTCGATGAGG gGATAACAATAAAAGCCTGCACATACGATGACACTGACCGCATGCCAGTTCGAACCGAAGAGAAGACACTTTACACAGAAGATGATCTCCGTGATTTCCTTTCTCGCCGTGGTTGGGTTGGCCTCAGAGAGTTAAGCGGCTTTAAAAATGTCGACACTTTGGATGATCTTCGTTCTGGTGCTATGTACCAGGGGGTAAGATCGTTGATCGATTAG
- the LOC103979372 gene encoding anaphase-promoting complex subunit 2 isoform X1 yields MLWDPEALDSLDDAAIGDVLQSWASFCDCTDALLCGRGDLSAGADLVPLVATLCGYGLCSLVQDHFLHSLEELFKSNAVLKFWKHFDAFSDASKLGTTDFQENWTEEVLSKSLEEICLEKHYQEKCLLMLVHALQSYDESITDEKMKIQDYRSSLTSKYQLMVSSNLLTTVPMHFPGILRSYFKEKLEELSNMMAVGPEEDGCEFQFSNNGLGQPSQRPIGVGEMDIDTCYHGSTFAKNNTLVNNIGKVVCDLRNLGFTSMTEDAYASSILLLLKHKVHDLAGDDYRTPVLGSIKDWIQAVPLQFLHALLVYLGDSPAQDDESSGLKSPLASSPSYPGIEMPSEGLVRWQLRLEYFAYETLQDLRIGKLFEIIVDYPESSPAIEDLKQCLEYTGQHSKLVDSFISSLRYRLLTAGASTNDILHQYVSTIKALRTIDPTGVFLEAVGEPIRDYLRGRKDTIKCIVTMLTDGSGGNSTGAGNSGDSLLEELNRDAENQESADYDDDTNLDDKQAWINAERWEPDPVEADPSKGSRNRRKIDILGMIVGIIGSKDQLVNEYRVMLAEKLLNKSDYDIDSEIRTLELLKIHFGEGSMQKCEIMLNDLIDSKRTNANIKASILQPPAPGSEQEETCLSLDHLDSTIISSNFWPTIQAESLNIPTAVEQLLSDYARRFHEIKTPRKLLWKKNLGTVKLELQFEDRSMQFTVSPMHAVIIMQFQEQTSWTSKNLAASIGVPIDTLNKRINFWISKGVLAESVGSDSDNHIFTIVSDMVDPNKTGINNTRCEGILAMDEECERSVASVEEQLRKEMTVYEKFIVGMLTNFGSMTLDRIHNTLKMFCVAEPSYDKSLQQLQSFLSGLISEEKLEVREGLYILKK; encoded by the exons ATGCTGTGGGATCCGGAAGCCCTGGACTCACTGGATGACGCGGCCATCGGCGACGTGCTACAGAGCTGGGCGAGCTTCTGCGACTGCACCGACGCCCTCCTCTGCGGCCGAGGCGACCTCTCCGCCGGCGCCGATTTAGTCCCTCTCGTCGCGACCCTTTGCGGCTATGGTCTATGCTCTCTCGTCCAAGACCACTTCCTTCATTCCCTCGAG GAATTATTCAAGTCAAATGCTGTTTTGAAGTTCTGGAAGCATTTTGATGCCTTTTCTGATGCTTCAAAACTAGGAACGACTGATTTCCAA GAAAATTGGACTGAGGAAGTACTAAGTAAATCACTGGAAGAGATATGCTTGGAAAAGCATTATCAAGAGAAATGCCTTTTGATGCTGGTCCATGCTTTGCAGTCATATGACGAGAGCATAACTGATGAAAAGATGAAAATACAAGATTATAGATCCAGTCTTACTTCCAAATACCAGTTAATGGTGTCTTCCAATCTTTTAACAACAGTACCTATGCATTTTCCCG GGATACTCCGCTCATATTTTAAGGAAAAGTTGGAAGAACTAAGTAATATGATGGCTGTGGGTCCTGAAGAAGATGGTTGTGAGTTTCAGTTTAGCAACAATGGTTTGGGCCAGCCAAGTCAAAGACCCATTGGGGTGGGTGAAATGGATATCGATACGTGCTACCATGGTTCTACTTTTGCAAAGAACAACACCTTGGTTAACAACATTGGTAAAGTTGTTTGTGATCTTAGAAATCTTGGTTTTACATCAATGACCGAAGATGCCTATGCTTCTTCAATCCTTTTGCTTCTAAAG CATAAAGTTCATGATCTAGCTGGTGATGATTATAGGACTCCGGTTCTGGGATCTATTAAAGATTGGATTCAG GCAGTTCCTCTCCAGTTCTTACATGCACTTTTAGTATATCTAGGCGACTCACCTGCACAAGATGATGAGTCATCTGGCCTTAAATCACCGTTGGCTTCATCCCCTTCTTACCCAGGAATAGAGATGCCTTCAGAAGGGCTTGTGAGATGGCAGTTGCGTCTTGAATATTTCGCTTATGAAACATTGCAGGACTTGAGGATTGGCAAACTTTTTGAGATTATCGTGGATTATCCTGAAAG TTCTCCTGCCATTGAAGATCTGAAACAATGTTTGGAGTATACTGGGCAGCATTCCAAGCTTGTTGATTCATTCATTTCTTCTTTGAGGTATCGCTTGCTTACTGCTGGTGCATCAACCAATGACATATTGCACCAATATGTGTCCACTATCAAGGCACTAAGAACAATAGACCCCACAGGGGTATTTCTAGAAGCAGTTGGTGAACCAATTAGGGATTATTTGAGGGGAAGAAAGGATACCATAAAATGCATTGTAACCATGCTTACCGATGGGAGTGGGGGAAATTCCACTGGTGCTGGAAATTCTGGTGATAGCCTACTTGAAGAGTTGAATAGAGATGCAGAAAACCAAGAGAGTGCTGATTATGATGATGATACAAATCTTGATGATAAACAAGCATGGATAAATGCCGAAAG ATGGGAACCTGATCCAGTAGAGGCAGATCCATCAAAAGGTAGCCGGAACAGAAGGAAGATTGACATACTTGGAATGATAGTTGGCATCATTGGCTCAAAGGATCAGTTAGTTAATGAATATCGTGTTATGCTAGCAGAAAAGCTTTTAAACAAATCTGATTATGATATTGACTCAGAGATACGTACTTTAGAACTCCTTAAG ATACACTTTGGGGAGGGAAGTATGCAAAAATGTgaaattatgcttaatgatcTAATCGATTCAAAGAGGACAAATGCTAACATCAAAGCATCTATATTGCAGCCACCTGCCCCTG GTTCTGAGCAAGAAGAGACATGTTTATCCCTTGATCATCTTGATTCCACAATAATCTCTTCCAATTTTTGGCCAACCATCCAG GCAGAGTCTCTTAACATCCCCACTGCTGTTGAACAACTGCTATCTGATTATGCGAGGAGGTTTCACGAAATCAAAACTCCTCGCAAGCTATTATGGAAGAAAAATCTTGGGACAGTGAAG CTGGAACTGCAATTTGAGGATAGGAGCATGCAGTTTACTGTAAGCCCAATGCATGCAGTAATTATTATGCAATTTCAGGAGCAAACTAG TTGGACTTCTAAGAACCTTGCAGCATCCATTGGAGTTCCTATTGATACACTGAACAAAAGAATAAACTTCTGGATAAGCAAG GGAGTTCTCGCTGAGTCTGTCGGATCAGATTCTGATAATCATATTTTTACCATTGTCAGTGACATGGTCGATCCAAATAAGACAGGTATAAACAATACGAGATGCGAAGGGATACTAGCAATGGATGAGGAATGTGAGAGATCTGTTGCCTCTGTTGAGGAACAGCTAAGGAAAGAAATGACAGTATATGAG AAATTCATTGTTGGGATGCTCACAAACTTTGGCAGTATGACATTAGATAGGATACATAACACTTTGAAG ATGTTCTGTGTAGCTGAACCTTCTTATGACAAGTCTCTCCAGCAGCTACAGAGCTTTCTTTCTGGTCTTATATCAGAAGAGAAACTAGAAGTGAGAGAAGGTTTATACATCCTGAAGAAGTAA
- the LOC103979371 gene encoding uncharacterized protein LOC103979371 isoform X2, translating into MGGAVGAIPILVAALVLSLCLHGCRSVQELSGVAGTRTHLQDDTKKHEVHCSRERSRIAWKIIEEYLMPFVEQEQYEISSKCRLHSDNDMFREQEQHKIHVETNEWRCGFCKKSFRAEKFLDQHFDNRHYNLLNYSQGQCLADLCGALHCDRMVESKKSKTKCNPAAAARNHHLCESLADNCFPTNQGHSASRLHEFFLRQFCDAHTCTGGKKPFSRGGKRNEETHPRLETHPKNRAEDKAFIDEEG; encoded by the exons ATGGGAGGAGCGGTCGGAGCGATCCCCATCCTCGTCGCCGCCCTGGTCCTCTCCCTTTGCCTCCATGGATGCCGATCTGTCCAG GAATTAAGTGGAGTTGCTGGAACCCG GACTCATTTACAAGATGATACAAAAAAGCATGAAGTACATTGTTCTAGGGAAAGGAGTAGGATTGCTTGGAAAATTATTGAAGAG TATTTAATGCCCTTCGTAGAGCAAGAGCAATATGAAATTTCCAGTAAGTGCAGGCTCCATTCTGATAATGATATGTTCCGGGAACAAGAGCAGCATAAGATTCATGTGGAAACAAATGAGTGGCGCTGTGGCTTCTGTAAGAAAAGCTTCCGAGCTGAGAAATTTCTCGATCAACATTTTGACAACCGACACTATAATCTGCTGAATTAT AGCCAAGGACAATGCTTGGCAGACTTGTGTGGAGCACTGCATTGTGACCGGATGGTCGAGTCCAAGAAGTCCAAGACTAAATGCAATCCAGCAGCTGCTGCTCGGAACCACCATCTTTGTGAG AGCCTTGCAGATAATTGTTTTCCAACCAACCAAGGTCATTCGGCAAGTCGTCTTCATG AATTTTTCCTGCGTCAGTTTTGTGATGCTCATACATGCACAGGGGGGAAGAAGCCCTTCTCTCGGGGTGGCAAG AGAAATGAAGAAACACATCCAAGACTTGAAACGCATCCGAAAAACAGGGCGGAAGACAAAGCCTTCATAGATG AGGAAGGATGA
- the LOC135584401 gene encoding trihelix transcription factor GT-1-like isoform X2, whose protein sequence is MYLAEKPRSVDFYDTSGLPPQQQQQQQHPQQQMHLAESSGDDHEVKAPKKRAETWAQEETRSLISFRREIDGLFNTSKSNKHLWEQISAKMREKGFDRSPTMCTDKWRNLLKEFKKAKHQSKGSGLGKMSYYKELDELLKERNKKPGFKSPVAPKIDTFLHFSDKGLEDANTPFGSVEASGRSPLNLDRPMEHDRHPLAITAVDAVAANSVPPWNWRDASVNDNNASYGGRVILVKWEDYSRRIGIDGTAEAIKEAIKSAFGLRTKRAFWLEDEDNVVRSLDRDMPLGSYTLHLDEGITIKACTYDDTDRMPVRTEEKTLYTEDDLRDFLSRRGWVGLRELSGFKNVDTLDDLRSGAMYQGVRSLID, encoded by the exons ATGTACTTGGCCGAGAAGCCCCGGAGCGTCGATTTCTACGACACTAGCGGATTGCCGccgcaacaacagcagcagcagcagcatccgcAGCAGCAGATGCATTTGGCGGAGAGCAGTGGCGACGACCATGAGGTCAAGGCTCCCAAGAAGCGCGCGGAGACGTGGGCCCAGGAGGAGACGAGGAGCCTCATATCGTTCCGGCGGGAGATCGATGGGCTCTTTAACACCTCCAAGTCGAACAAGCACCTGTGGGAGCAGATCTCTGCGAAGATGCGGGAGAAAGGGTTCGACCGGTCCCCGACCATGTGCACGGATAAGTGGAGGAACTTGCTGAAGGAGTTCAAGAAGGCGAAGCACCAGTCGAAGGGAAGCGGGTTGGGTAAGATGTCGTACTATAAGGAGCTCGACGAATTGCTTAAAGAGAGGAACAAGAAACCCGGCTTCAAGAGTCCTGTAGCGCCAAAGATCGACACCTTCCTGCACTTTTCTGATAAAG GCCTTGAAGATGCAAATACTCCATTTGGGTCTGTTGAAG CAAGTGGTAGGTCACCTCTCAACCTCGACAGACCTATGGAGCATGATAGACATCCACTTGCTATAACAGCCGTTGATGCAGTTGCAGCTAATAGTGTACCTCCTTGGAATTGGAGAGATGCTTCTGTGAATG ATAATAATGCCTCATATGGTGGAAGGGTTATTCTAGTTAAATGGGAGGATTACTCTAGAAGGATTGGTATTGATGGCACCGCAGAGGCAATCAAGGAGGCTATCAAGTCAGCATTTGGTTTAAGAACCAAAAGGGCATTTTGGCTTGAGGACGAAGATAATGTGGTTCGCAGCCTTGATCGGGACATGCCTTTGGGTTCCTATACTCTTCATCTCGATGAGG gGATAACAATAAAAGCCTGCACATACGATGACACTGACCGCATGCCAGTTCGAACCGAAGAGAAGACACTTTACACAGAAGATGATCTCCGTGATTTCCTTTCTCGCCGTGGTTGGGTTGGCCTCAGAGAGTTAAGCGGCTTTAAAAATGTCGACACTTTGGATGATCTTCGTTCTGGTGCTATGTACCAGGGGGTAAGATCGTTGATCGATTAG
- the LOC103979371 gene encoding uncharacterized protein LOC103979371 isoform X1 — translation MGGAVGAIPILVAALVLSLCLHGCRSVQELSGVAGTRTHLQDDTKKHEVHCSRERSRIAWKIIEEYLMPFVEQEQYEISSKCRLHSDNDMFREQEQHKIHVETNEWRCGFCKKSFRAEKFLDQHFDNRHYNLLNYSQGQCLADLCGALHCDRMVESKKSKTKCNPAAAARNHHLCESLADNCFPTNQGHSASRLHEFFLRQFCDAHTCTGGKKPFSRGGKKQSSVLYLAVCILIVMLLPLFYLMVYLHQREMKKHIQDLKRIRKTGRKTKPS, via the exons ATGGGAGGAGCGGTCGGAGCGATCCCCATCCTCGTCGCCGCCCTGGTCCTCTCCCTTTGCCTCCATGGATGCCGATCTGTCCAG GAATTAAGTGGAGTTGCTGGAACCCG GACTCATTTACAAGATGATACAAAAAAGCATGAAGTACATTGTTCTAGGGAAAGGAGTAGGATTGCTTGGAAAATTATTGAAGAG TATTTAATGCCCTTCGTAGAGCAAGAGCAATATGAAATTTCCAGTAAGTGCAGGCTCCATTCTGATAATGATATGTTCCGGGAACAAGAGCAGCATAAGATTCATGTGGAAACAAATGAGTGGCGCTGTGGCTTCTGTAAGAAAAGCTTCCGAGCTGAGAAATTTCTCGATCAACATTTTGACAACCGACACTATAATCTGCTGAATTAT AGCCAAGGACAATGCTTGGCAGACTTGTGTGGAGCACTGCATTGTGACCGGATGGTCGAGTCCAAGAAGTCCAAGACTAAATGCAATCCAGCAGCTGCTGCTCGGAACCACCATCTTTGTGAG AGCCTTGCAGATAATTGTTTTCCAACCAACCAAGGTCATTCGGCAAGTCGTCTTCATG AATTTTTCCTGCGTCAGTTTTGTGATGCTCATACATGCACAGGGGGGAAGAAGCCCTTCTCTCGGGGTGGCAAG AAGCAATCAAGTGTCCTTTACCTGGCTGTCTGTATATTGATAGTGATGTTGTTGCCTCTGTTCTATCTAATGGTTTATTTGCATCAAAG AGAAATGAAGAAACACATCCAAGACTTGAAACGCATCCGAAAAACAGGGCGGAAGACAAAGCCTTCATAG